In Gammaproteobacteria bacterium, the following are encoded in one genomic region:
- a CDS encoding AI-2E family transporter, with amino-acid sequence VMLGLAIIYSTGLWLIGLQVGIVVGLLCGCLAVVPYLGLTVGIIVASLAMYFETHSMTHIFYVWGVFAVGQISESMVLTPLLVGDRIGLHPVAVIFSVFAGGLLFGFLGVLLALPVAAITLVVLKRIISDKVSCHAASA; translated from the coding sequence GTAATGCTCGGCTTGGCGATCATTTATTCCACAGGATTATGGTTGATTGGATTGCAGGTGGGTATCGTTGTTGGATTGCTATGTGGTTGTTTAGCTGTGGTGCCTTATCTTGGCTTAACTGTTGGGATTATTGTTGCAAGTTTGGCAATGTATTTTGAAACCCATTCGATGACGCATATTTTTTATGTATGGGGAGTTTTTGCCGTGGGGCAAATATCAGAAAGCATGGTGCTTACGCCTTTGTTAGTGGGCGATAGAATAGGCTTGCATCCTGTGGCCGTTATTTTTTCTGTTTTTGCAGGTGGATTGTTATTTGGATTTTTAGGCGTATTGCTTGCCTTGCCGGTTGCAGCAATTACTTTAGTTGTTTTGAAACGAATTATTTCAGATAAGGTGAGTTGTCATGCAGCTAGTGCTTGA
- the hda gene encoding DnaA regulatory inactivator Hda, which produces MQLVLDLKLKSDATFDNFMPGKNSVIIDVLKAFAQSKGDSYCFLWSHPGNGLSHVLQAVCHQATKNSLESMYLPLSELRVFGADFLEGVDAVPVVCIDDIHLIAGDAVWEEALFHAFNRIHERGHRLVLGAHHAAVECGFQLKDLLSRITWGASYSLLELCDEDKVKLLQQAAKRRGFELSLDIARYLLAHYPRDMRTQLSILEKLDVVSLQAKHKITLPFVKSTLSSSASLKT; this is translated from the coding sequence ATGCAGCTAGTGCTTGATTTAAAGCTTAAATCTGACGCGACCTTTGATAATTTTATGCCAGGGAAAAATAGCGTTATTATTGATGTTTTAAAAGCGTTTGCCCAGTCTAAGGGAGATTCGTACTGTTTCTTGTGGTCGCATCCAGGCAATGGTTTAAGTCATGTGCTGCAAGCAGTGTGTCATCAAGCGACAAAAAATTCTTTAGAAAGTATGTATTTGCCTTTATCTGAGCTGCGGGTGTTTGGAGCAGATTTTCTAGAAGGTGTCGATGCTGTACCCGTAGTGTGTATTGATGATATTCATCTGATTGCAGGTGATGCCGTGTGGGAGGAAGCATTATTTCACGCCTTCAACCGTATTCATGAGCGTGGCCATCGCCTCGTTTTAGGTGCGCATCATGCGGCGGTAGAATGTGGCTTTCAATTGAAAGATTTGCTTTCAAGAATTACTTGGGGCGCTTCTTATTCTTTGTTAGAGTTATGTGACGAAGACAAGGTGAAATTGTTACAGCAAGCGGCTAAGCGACGTGGCTTTGAGCTATCGCTGGATATTGCTCGATATTTATTGGCGCACTATCCCAGAGACATGCGTACTCAGTTATCTATTTTAGAAAAACTTGATGTTGTTTCGTTGCAAGCGAAGCATAAAATCACGCTTCCTTTTGTAAAATCCACATTATCATCCAGCGCATCTTTGAAAACTTGA